A genomic region of Vitis vinifera cultivar Pinot Noir 40024 chromosome 7, ASM3070453v1 contains the following coding sequences:
- the LOC100253683 gene encoding proline--tRNA ligase, cytoplasmic yields MASGEGKKSGEGKKANANAKGGGKKKEVKKETGLGLSYKKEENFGEWYSEVCVNGEMIEYYDISGCYILRPWTMAVWETMQTFFDAEIKKMKIKNCYFPLFVSPGVLQKEKDHIEGFAPEVAWVTKSGQSDLEVPIAIRPTSETVMYPYYSKWIRGHRDLPLRLNQWCNVVRWEFSHPTPFIRSREFLWQEGHTAFATKEEADKEVLEILELYRRIYEEYLAIPVIKGKKSEMEKFAGGFYTTSVEAFIPNTGRGIQGATSHCLGQNFAKMFDITFENEKGEKAMVWQNSWAYSTRTIGVMVMVHGDDKGLVMPPKVASVQIIVVPVPFKDADTQAIFDACDATVNTLNEAGFRAEADLRDNYSPGWKYSHWEMKGVPLRIEIGPKDLANKQARAVRRDNSAKIDIPIVNLVEQVKDMLDNIQQNLFDVAKQKRDACIKTVRTWDEFIEALGQKKMILAPWCDEMEVEKDVKARTKGETGAAKTLCAPFDQPDLEGVNCFVTGKPAKKWSYWGRSY; encoded by the exons ATGGCTAGTGGTGAGGGAAAAAAGTCTGGTGAGGGAAAAAAGGCTAATGCCAATGCAAAGGGTG GTGGGAAAAAGAAGGAGGTGAAGAAAGAGACTGGTTTAGGCCTTTCCTATAAGAAGGAGGAGAACTTTGGGGAATGGTATTCTGAG GTTTGCGTCAATGGTGAAATGATTGAGTACTATGATATATCAGGCTGTTACATTCTGAGGCCATGGACTATGGCAGTCTGGGAGACGATGCAA ACTTTCTTTGATGCGGAGATTAAGAAGATGAAAATCAAGAATTGCTACTTCCCTCTCTTTGTATCACCTGGTGTTTTACAAAAGGAGAAGGATCACATTGAGGGTTTCGCTCCAGAG GTCGCTTGGGTAACAAAATCTGGACAATCAGATTTGGAAGTGCCTATTGCTATTCGTCCAACAAGTGAGACTGTCATGTATCCCTATTATTCTAAGTGGATAAGGGGACACCGGGACTTGCCTTTGAGACTTAACCAATGGTGCAACGTTGTTCGGTGGGAGTTCAGCCATCCTACCCCATTTATAAG GAGTCGGGAATTTCTTTGGCAGGAGGGGCATACTGCTTTTGCTACAAAGGAAGAGGCAGATAAAGAG GTCCTTGAAATATTGGAACTGTATAGACGTATATATGAAGAGTACTTGGCGATTCCTGTTATAAAGGGTAAGAAGAGTGAGATGGAGAAGTTTGCTGGTGGATTTTACACAACAAGTGTTGAG GCCTTTATTCCAAACACTGGTCGTGGTATACAGGGTGCAACTTCACATTGTTTAGGTCAAAATTTTGCAAAAATGTTTGATATAACCTTTGAAAATGAGAAGGGAGAAAAGGCTATGGTCTGGCAGAATTCCTGGGCCTACAGTACCAGAACG ATTGGGGTGATGGTAATGGTTCATGGGGATGACAAAGGCTTAGTGATGCCACCTAAAGTAGCATCTGTCCAAATTATTGTGGTTCCTGTGCCTTTTAAAGATGCTGATACTCAAGCAATCTTTGATGCCTGTGATGCCACTGTGAATACCTTGAATGAAGCAGGTTTTCGTGCCGAGGCAGATCTTAGAGATAACTATTCACCAGGTTGGAAGTATTCACATTGGGAAATGAAGGGTGTTCCTCTTAGAATTGAGATTGGGCCAAAAGACTTAGCTAACAAGCAG GCGCGTGCTGTTCGCCGTGACAATTCAGCTAAAATCGATATTCCTATTGTCAATTTGGTTGAACAAGTAAAAGACATGCTGGATAATATTCAACAAAACCTGTTTGATGTTGCAAAACAAAAACGAGATGCTTGTATTAAGACTGTGAGAACATGGGACGAATTCATAGAAGCGCTTGGCCAGAAGAAAATGATCCTTGCTCCTTGGTGTGATGAGATG GAAGTGGAAAAAGATGTGAAAGCAAGGACAAAGGGCGAGACAGGAGCAGCTAAAACTCTTTGTGCTCCTTTTGATCAGCCAGACCTTGAAG GTGTTAATTGCTTTGTGACAGGAAAGCCTGCAAAGAAGTGGAGTTACTGGGGCAGGAGCTACTAG
- the LOC100248579 gene encoding protein transport protein SEC23 A — translation MANPPQPSLGYSGSLTPTQPDAPTLRPEKNSIPPPFPSPVAARFPPPRLQQEQIPSPSTRTPNLLSPVNGVKTGSPIPHLSTPPGPPVFSSPLRPAAVPFRTSPATPQPVAISSSSSLPTSSPPYYSNGSAELQHRVSDATEESLHLEKSPYVLFSADKVLKRKKQANVPSLGFGALVSPGREISPGPQVIQRDPHRCQNCGAYANLYCNILLGSGQWQCAICRNLNGSGGEYVATSKEELLNYPELSSPMVDYVQTGNKRPGFIPVGDLRISAPIVLVIDECLDEAHLQHLQSSLHAFVDSLPPTTRIGIVLYGRTVSVYDFSEDSFASADVLPGDKSPTQDSLKSLIYGTGIYLSAIHASLPVIHTIFSSLRPYKLNLPEASRDRCLGTAVEVALRIIQGPSAEISRGIVKRSGGNSRIIVCAGGPNTYGPGSVPHSLSHPNYPHMEKSALKWMEHLGQEAHRQNTVVDILCAGTCPVRVPILQPLAKASGGALVLHDDFGEAFGVNLQRASTRAAGSHGLFEIRCSDDILITQVVGPGEEAHTDAHETFKNDTSLSIQMLSVEETQSFALSMETKGDIKSDYVFFQFAIQYSNVYQADISRVITVRLPTVDSVSAYLGSVQDDVAAVLIAKRTLLQAKNYSDAIDMRATIDERVKDITIKFGSQLPKSKLYRFPKELSVLPEHLFHLRRGPLLGSIVGHEDERSVLRNLFLNASFDLSLRMIAPRCLMHREGGTFEELPAYDLAMQSDAAVVLDHGTDVFIWLGAELAADEGKSASALAACRTLAEELTESRFPAPRILAFKEGSSQARYFVSRLIPAHKDPPYEQEARFPQLRTLTADQRVKLKSSFLHFDDPSFCEWMRGLKLVPPEPS, via the exons ATGGCTAACCCACCGCAACCTTCCCTTGGATACTCTGGCTCTCTCACCCCCACACAGCCAGACGCCCCTACTCTTCGTCCTGAGAAAAATTCAATTCCTCCACCCTTTCCCTCACCTGTAGCAGCTAGATTTCCTCCACCAAGATTACAGCAAGAACAGATTCCTTCCCCCTCAACTAGAACTCCAAATTTGCTATCACCAGTCAATGGGGTTAAAACTGGCAGCCCTATTCCTCATTTGAGCACTCCCCCTGGCCCTCCTGTCTTTTCTTCACCACTACGGCCTGCTGCTGTGCCCTTCCGGACATCACCTGCAACTCCTCAGCCTGTTGCTATCTCTTCTAGTTCATCTTTGCCCACATCCTCACCTCCTTATTATTCAAATGGGTCAGCTGAGTTGCAGCACCGAGTTTCTGATGCTACAGAGGAGTCATTGCATCTTGAGAAATCACCGTATGTTTTATTTTCAGCAGATAAG GTATTGAAGCGGAAAAAACAAGCAAATGTTCCAAGTTTGGGGTTTGGAGCATTGGTTTCTCCTGGGAGGGAGATTTCACCAGGTCCTCAAGTAATACAGCGTGATCCCCACCGCTGCCAAAACTGTGGAGCTTATGCAAATCTTTATTGCAACATCTTGCTTGGTTCAGGTCAGTGGCAGTGTGCAATTTGTCGAAATCTGAATGGAAGTGGAGGTGAATACGTGGCTACCAGCAAGGAAGAGCTCCTTAACTATCCAGAACTGTCGTCTCCTATGGTTGATTATGTTCAAACTGGGAACAAGAGACCTGGTTTTATTCCAGTTGGCGATTTGAGAATTTCTGCACCCATTGTTCTTGTGATAGACGAGTGTTTAGATGAAGCACACCTCCAGCATTTGCAGAGTTCCTTGCATGCATTTGTTGATTCACTACCCCCAACCACAAGAATTGGTATTGTACTGTATGGTCGCACTGTATCAGTATATGATTTTTCAGAGGATTCATTTGCATCTGCTGATGTGCTTCCTGGTGACAAATCACCAACTCAGGATTCTTTGAAATCATTGATTTATGGAACTGGCATATACCTGTCAGCAATACATGCTTCACTGCCTGTAATACATACCATATTCTCATCATTGAGGCCATACAAATTGAACCTTccagaagcttctagagaccggTGCCTGGGTACAGCTGTGGAGGTTGCTCTGCGTATAATTCAAGGGCCATCAGCTGAAATATCAAGAGGAATAGTTAAAAGGTCAGGGGGTAATAGCAGAATTATTGTGTGTGCTGGTGGACCAAATACTTATGGCCCTGGATCGGTCCCTCATTCCCTGAGTCATCCAAACTATCCTCATATGGAGAAATCAGCACTAAAGTGGATGGAGCATCTAGGTCAGGAGGCTCACAGACAAAATACAGTGGTGGACATTCTATGTGCTGGAACATGCCCAGTAAGAGTTCCCATTTTGCAGCCTCTTGCAAAAGCTTCTGGGGGTGCTCTGGTTCTTCATGATGACTTTGGGGAGGCCTTTGGTGTGAACTTACAAAGGGCATCGACTAGGGCTGCAGGTTCCCATGGTTTGTTTGAGATACGCTGCTCTGATGATATTCTCATAACTCAAGTTGTGGGTCCTGGTGAAGAGGCACACACTGATGCTCatgaaacttttaaaaatgacacTTCTCTCTCTATTCAAATGCTAAGTGTTGAAGAAACACAAAGCTTTGCACTCTCCATGGAAACTAAAGGAGACATCAAGAGCGATTACGTGTTTTTCCAGTTTGCAATTCAATATTCAAACGTTTATCAAGCCGATATTTCAAGGGTTATTACTGTTAGGTTGCCAACTGTGGATAGTGTTTCAGCATATCTAGGGAGTGTTCAAGATGATGTGGCTGCAGTTCTTATTGCTAAGAGGACCCTCTTGCAAGCAAAAAACTATTCTGATGCTATTGATATGCGAGCAACAATAGATGAAAGAGTTAAAGACATCACTATTAAATTTGGATCCCAATTACCAAAGTCAAAGCTTTATCGGTTTCCCAAAGAGCTCTCTGTATTGCCAGAGCACTTATTCCATCTTAGGAGGGGTCCACTTTTAGGAAGCATTGTAGGTCATGAGGATGAGAGGTCTGTATTGCGAAATTTGTTCTTGAATGCATCCTTTGATCTGTCTCTTCGTATGATAGCACCTCGTTGTCTAATGCACCGGGAAGGGGGCACTTTTGAGGAACTTCCTGCTTATGATCTTGCTATGCAGTCTGATGCTGCAGTTGTTCTTGATCATGGCACTGATGTCTTCATTTGGTTG GGTGCTGAACTTGCCGCTGATGAAGGAAAAAGTGCTTCAGCCTTAGCAGCTTGCAGAACATTGGCAGAAGAGCTCACTGAATCCCGGTTTCCGGCTCCTCGGATCCTTGCATTCAAA GAGGGAAGTTCTCAGGCTCGATACTTTGTTTCTCGCCTAATACCAGCACACAAAGATCCTCCTTACGAGCAG GAGGCAAGATTCCCTCAACTTCGAACTTTGACAGCAGACCAGCGGGTTAAGCTGAAAAGCAGTTTTCTTCACTTTGATGATCCTAGCTTCTGCGAGTGGATGCGTGGTTTGAAACTAGTGCCACCGGAACCAAGCTAA
- the LOC100243446 gene encoding L-cysteine desulfhydrase — protein MDSDRGENGDSSHNHVSKKPKLSAFISEEEIRQEFSHHQRGIARINNGSFGSCPASIIAAQKEWQLRFLQQPDDFYFNHLRKGLLESRTVVKGLINADSVDEVSLIDNATTAAAIVLQQIGRAFAQGKFQKGDVVVMLHCAFQSVKKSIQAYVTGAGGSVIEVQLPFPLTSKEEIVSEFRKGLEKGKSDGRHVRLAIIDHITSMPCVVVPVEELVKICRQEGVDQVFVDAAHAIGSVPVDVKEIGADFYVSNLHKWFFCPPSVAFLYCRKSPLSSEVHHPVVSHEFGNGLAIESSWIGTRDYSSQLVVPSVLEFVNRFEGGIEGIMMRNHEIVVKMGEMLAKSWGTNLGAPPEMCASMIMVGLPSRLFISSEEDAMRLRSYLRQHHGIEVPLHYQAPSDVEGGPKDKDGLVTGYARISHQVYNSFDDYCKFRDAINQLVEQRRSCKMLFME, from the coding sequence ATGGATTCCGACCGCGGAGAGAACGGCGACTCCTCTCACAACCACGTTTCCAAGAAGCCAAAGCTCTCTGCTTTCATATCCGAAGAGGAAATCCGACAAGAGTTCTCTCATCACCAGCGTGGAATCGCGCGAATCAACAACGGTAGTTTCGGAAGCTGCCCCGCTTCCATAATCGCCGCTCAGAAGGAGTGGCAGCTCCGATTTCTTCAACAGCCTGATGATTTCTACTTCAATCACCTCCGGAAGGGCTTGCTCGAATCCAGAACTGTTGTAAAGGGCCTCATCAATGCTGACTCCGTCGACGAAGTTTCCCTCATCGACAACGCTACCACGGCCGCCGCTATCGTGCTCCAACAGATCGGCCGCGCCTTCGCCCAAGGTAAATTTCAAAAAGGCGATGTCGTTGTCATGCTCCACTGCGCTTTCCAGTCGGTGAAGAAGTCGATTCAGGCCTATGTTACTGGAGCCGGTGGCTCCGTCATCGAAGTCCAATTGCCATTTCCATTGACGTCGAAAGAGGAAATCGTTTCTGAGTTTAGGAAAGGTTTAGAGAAAGGTAAATCCGATGGTAGGCATGTTAGGTTAGCTATAATTGATCATATAACATCAATGCCGTGCGTTGTGGTGCCCGTAGAGGAATTGGTTAAGATTTGTAGGCAGGAAGGGGTCGACCAGGTGTTTGTAGATGCAGCTCATGCTATTGGTAGTGTTCCTGTTGATGTTAAAGAAATTGGGGCTGATTTCTACGTTAGTAATTTGCATAAGTGGTTCTTTTGCCCGCCTTCAGTTGCATTTTTGTATTGTAGAAAATCGCCTTTATCATCTGAAGTGCACCATCCGGTGGTTTCCCATGAATTTGGAAATGGATTGGCTATAGAAAGTTCATGGATAGGGACAAGGGATTACAGTTCACAGCTTGTTGTTCCTTCAGTTTTGGAGTTTGTGAATAGGTTCGAAGGTGGTATTGAGGGTATTATGATGAGGAATCATGAAATTGTTGTTAAAATGGGAGAAATGCTTGCTAAGTCCTGGGGAACAAATCTTGGGGCACCTCCGGAAATGTGTGCTAGCATGATTATGGTTGGTTTGCCTTCTAGATTGTTTATTTCCAGTGAGGAAGATGCTATGAGATTGAGGTCGTATTTGCGTCAGCATCATGGTATTGAAGTTCCCTTACATTATCAGGCTCCCTCAGATGTTGAGGGTGGCCCAAAGGATAAGGATGGTCTTGTAACAGGTTATGCTAGGATTTCTCATCAAGTTTATAACAGTTTTGACGATTATTGCAAGTTTAGGGATGCAATTAATCAACTTGTTGAGCAGCGACGGAGTTGCAAAATGCTTTTTATGGAATAA